Proteins encoded together in one Candidatus Acidiferrales bacterium window:
- the argJ gene encoding bifunctional glutamate N-acetyltransferase/amino-acid acetyltransferase ArgJ, whose amino-acid sequence MNLNYDRSVTFPNGFLANGTSAGIKENGSLDLGLVVSENTATTAGVFTKNKFTAAPVILCAKNLLKSKNKCRAIIVNSGCANALTGKAGLKYAEAIISEIAKELHVPKAEVLVASTGVIGKQLPVENIIGKVPDLVRGTTIGGDSAFSQSILTTDKFPKRVGIEVTVSKDKKFRIGAAAKGAGMIHPNMATMLCFVTTDAGVEKKVLQRALNVSVANSFNTITVDGDTSTNDSVFLLANGASGVKISSASEKKIFEEALTAVLVQLAMMIVRDGEGATRFVKLNIESAATFEDAVKVGRAVGTSPLVKTAIFGGDPNWGRVLSAVGNSDARFDPKKVELKIGDVCVFRRNEPQETDPARLSDLFSKKEIEMTIKLNSGRDSAQVYTCDLSYDYVKINGEYTT is encoded by the coding sequence ATGAATTTGAATTACGACAGGTCAGTAACTTTCCCAAACGGATTCTTGGCAAACGGAACAAGTGCCGGCATAAAGGAAAATGGATCGTTAGACCTCGGATTGGTTGTAAGCGAAAATACTGCGACCACTGCCGGGGTTTTCACGAAGAATAAATTCACCGCAGCCCCTGTTATTCTATGTGCAAAGAATTTGCTCAAATCAAAGAACAAATGCAGAGCGATCATCGTGAACAGCGGCTGTGCAAATGCGCTCACGGGAAAAGCCGGATTGAAATATGCCGAGGCAATTATCTCCGAAATCGCGAAAGAGTTGCATGTCCCTAAAGCGGAAGTTCTCGTCGCATCGACCGGCGTCATAGGAAAACAACTTCCCGTAGAAAACATAATCGGTAAGGTCCCGGACCTCGTCCGTGGTACAACCATAGGCGGAGATTCCGCCTTCTCCCAGAGTATTCTCACCACTGACAAGTTTCCGAAACGCGTCGGAATCGAAGTGACTGTGTCGAAGGATAAGAAATTTAGGATCGGCGCCGCCGCGAAGGGTGCCGGCATGATACATCCGAACATGGCAACGATGCTCTGTTTCGTTACGACAGATGCCGGAGTTGAAAAGAAAGTGTTGCAGCGGGCTCTGAACGTATCGGTGGCGAACTCGTTCAATACGATCACGGTCGACGGCGATACGAGCACCAACGACAGCGTTTTCTTGTTGGCGAACGGTGCGTCCGGAGTCAAGATCAGCAGCGCATCTGAGAAGAAGATATTCGAAGAAGCATTGACCGCTGTGTTGGTTCAGCTTGCCATGATGATCGTGCGGGACGGCGAAGGCGCGACGCGGTTCGTGAAGTTAAATATTGAATCGGCGGCGACATTCGAAGATGCAGTTAAAGTGGGAAGGGCGGTCGGAACGTCGCCTCTTGTGAAGACGGCAATCTTCGGAGGCGATCCGAATTGGGGACGAGTCTTGTCGGCAGTAGGGAATTCCGATGCGAGATTTGATCCGAAAAAAGTTGAGTTGAAAATCGGCGATGTTTGCGTGTTTCGCAGGAACGAGCCGCAGGAGACTGATCCGGCTAGATTAAGCGATTTGTTTTCAAAGAAAGAAATAGAGATGACGATCAAACTCAATTCCGGACGTGATTCGGCACAGGTTTATACCTGCGATTTGAGTTATGATTACGTCAAAATAAACGGTGAGTACACCACCTAA
- a CDS encoding energy transducer TonB, which produces VVPGNPNNNSALGSPYQIFWNGVPRALLSGDRPQFPEGVLHDGTVKIKITVGPSGSVLAMVPVEKADSRFEEAAMTAIRTWRFSRLARSYPQVDQQATATFVFKLE; this is translated from the coding sequence AGGTTGTACCGGGAAATCCTAATAACAACTCCGCACTCGGCTCGCCGTATCAGATCTTCTGGAACGGAGTTCCCAGAGCACTCCTCTCCGGTGATAGACCACAGTTTCCCGAGGGTGTGCTGCATGATGGTACAGTAAAAATAAAAATTACCGTCGGTCCGTCGGGCAGTGTTTTGGCGATGGTCCCCGTTGAAAAAGCGGACTCTCGCTTTGAGGAAGCTGCCATGACGGCGATAAGAACGTGGCGTTTCAGCAGGCTCGCTAGGAGCTACCCGCAGGTTGATCAACAGGCGACAGCGACATTCGTTTTCAAATTAGAGTGA
- a CDS encoding ABC transporter ATP-binding protein, protein MSESIISVKHIVKIYKMGDFEVHALRGISLDINKSEFVAIMGASGSGKSTFMNILGCLDTPTSGEYFLDGIEVAKMDRDELARLRNKKLGFVFQAYNLLPRTTALENVELPLLYSNSVSSSQRKQKALDALNAVGLAERAQHYSNQLSGGQQQRVAIARSLVNDPVVILADEPTGNLDTRTSVEVMEIFQKLNERGITVVLVTHEMDIAQYARRNVVFKDGKINRLVTVEDRKIASEELPKIPVLEEELEA, encoded by the coding sequence ATGTCCGAATCGATAATCTCTGTAAAACATATAGTCAAGATCTATAAAATGGGTGACTTCGAAGTTCACGCGCTTCGCGGAATTAGCCTTGACATCAATAAGAGTGAGTTCGTTGCTATCATGGGAGCAAGCGGTTCCGGCAAGTCAACTTTCATGAATATCCTGGGATGCCTCGATACGCCGACGAGCGGTGAATATTTTCTGGATGGTATTGAAGTCGCAAAAATGGATCGTGATGAGCTTGCCCGTCTTAGAAATAAAAAGTTAGGTTTTGTTTTCCAAGCGTACAACCTTCTGCCAAGAACAACCGCTTTGGAAAATGTCGAGCTGCCGCTTCTTTATTCAAACTCTGTTTCTTCGTCCCAACGAAAACAGAAGGCACTGGATGCACTTAATGCGGTAGGACTTGCCGAACGAGCCCAGCACTATTCAAATCAACTTTCAGGTGGACAGCAGCAGCGGGTTGCAATCGCAAGATCTTTGGTGAACGATCCTGTCGTGATTCTTGCAGATGAGCCAACGGGAAATCTAGACACACGGACAAGCGTTGAAGTCATGGAAATTTTTCAGAAGCTCAATGAACGTGGAATCACCGTTGTCCTTGTAACGCACGAGATGGACATTGCCCAATATGCGCGAAGAAATGTCGTGTTCAAAGACGGAAAGATAAACCGTCTTGTCACTGTTGAAGATAGAAAAATTGCCTCTGAAGAATTGCCAAAGATCCCGGTGTTAGAGGAAGAACTAGAAGCATGA
- a CDS encoding ABC transporter permease — MKVINILKIAYRSLGRNKLRSFLTMLGIIIGVAAVIAMLAIGQGASNAVKAQIASLGTNMLIVFPGASNQSGVRTQAATFTRFTEDDAIAISKQCPAVEYVTPVVRSVQQTIANNQNWRTAIWGGYPNYFNIRAWPLQSGSYFTGSDERGETKVCIVGQTIVTNLFGANSVPVGQTIRIGNLPFRIIGVLSAKGQDASGNDQDDIIIAPFSTVLKKLVGGIYANVIFASAISEDAINEASDEITALIRDRHKLTTWEANDFTVRTQTQIASTADATTQTMTLLLASIAGISLIVGGIGIMNIMLVSVTERTREIGIRMAVGARGNDVLTQFLIEALTLSFAGGLIGIVLGVLTSQFVSNLQKWPIVISPQSIGLAFAFAAAIGIFFGWYPARKAANLNPIEALRYE; from the coding sequence ATGAAAGTTATTAACATTTTGAAAATTGCTTACCGTTCGCTTGGGAGGAATAAACTTCGCTCCTTCCTGACGATGTTGGGAATCATCATCGGTGTCGCCGCTGTGATTGCAATGCTTGCAATCGGGCAAGGAGCAAGTAATGCGGTCAAAGCGCAGATTGCATCTCTGGGAACAAACATGTTAATTGTTTTTCCTGGCGCCTCGAACCAAAGCGGAGTCAGAACGCAAGCGGCGACATTTACACGGTTCACGGAAGATGACGCAATCGCGATCAGCAAACAGTGTCCCGCAGTTGAATATGTAACACCGGTTGTAAGAAGCGTCCAACAAACTATTGCAAATAACCAAAATTGGCGTACTGCTATATGGGGCGGTTATCCAAACTACTTCAACATAAGAGCCTGGCCTCTGCAAAGCGGCAGTTACTTCACAGGATCGGATGAGCGCGGTGAGACAAAGGTTTGTATTGTCGGCCAGACCATTGTGACGAACTTATTCGGGGCAAATTCGGTTCCTGTCGGCCAGACAATCCGAATCGGAAATCTTCCTTTCAGGATTATCGGTGTTCTATCGGCGAAAGGTCAGGATGCAAGCGGGAATGATCAAGATGATATTATCATTGCTCCCTTTTCCACAGTTTTGAAAAAACTCGTCGGCGGAATTTATGCGAACGTGATTTTCGCTTCAGCGATATCTGAAGATGCTATCAATGAAGCAAGTGATGAGATCACGGCGCTAATTAGAGACAGGCACAAGCTGACGACATGGGAGGCAAACGATTTCACGGTAAGAACCCAGACACAAATTGCAAGTACGGCAGATGCTACGACACAAACGATGACACTTCTACTTGCAAGCATCGCCGGAATATCGCTGATCGTGGGCGGGATCGGAATCATGAATATCATGCTCGTGTCAGTAACAGAGAGAACACGAGAGATCGGAATCAGGATGGCGGTTGGCGCCAGAGGCAACGATGTCTTGACGCAGTTTCTGATTGAGGCATTGACTTTGAGTTTTGCCGGCGGACTTATCGGGATCGTATTGGGCGTTTTGACTTCCCAATTTGTTTCCAATCTTCAGAAGTGGCCAATAGTTATTTCGCCACAATCGATTGGCCTTGCGTTTGCATTTGCGGCGGCTATCGGAATATTCTTCGGCTGGTACCCAGCGCGCAAAGCTGCCAATTTGAACCCAATCGAAGCGTTGAGATACGAGTAA
- a CDS encoding TolC family protein codes for MKNYIFLCLVIPALSFAQSDTLTLEHCVQIALKHNPSIRIAEGGLESSESNLELSRSALYPQISAQAALTRNGGTIIVGNRSINGFFDNYTTGLQAQQLVFDFGKTITRVSGSADLVDASDQNSRASTEDIILNTYISYYDYLAAERVREVDSETVQQAADHLKQAQAFYKAGTAPQYDVVNAEVTLANANVSLIQAENNLKITRVQLENAIGQQLPDNFLLSDILEVSYVKIDVQAAIDTALRSRPELLSSQAQVQAGKQFLASAWTANLPSIYATGGYNWRNLNPSPLYPGWNIGVTLSLPIFQGFALDAGIDQARANLKTAEASNDLVIQSLLLDVQQQEFALEEASESIQASRKLVEQASEALRLAVARYNSGIGTALEETDAQVALANARIAYIQSLYNYSVSYARLERAMGTIK; via the coding sequence ATGAAGAATTATATTTTCTTGTGCCTCGTTATTCCTGCGTTGTCGTTTGCCCAGTCGGATACTCTCACACTGGAGCATTGCGTTCAGATTGCACTGAAGCATAATCCGTCAATACGAATAGCCGAAGGCGGCTTAGAATCATCGGAGTCAAACCTGGAGCTATCGAGGTCCGCGCTTTACCCGCAAATTTCGGCGCAAGCTGCTTTGACCCGCAATGGTGGCACAATCATCGTGGGCAATCGTTCAATCAACGGATTTTTTGATAACTACACCACGGGACTTCAAGCTCAGCAGCTAGTTTTCGACTTCGGAAAAACGATCACAAGAGTTTCCGGTTCGGCAGACCTTGTCGATGCATCGGACCAAAACTCAAGGGCCTCGACGGAAGACATTATTCTCAACACTTACATTTCTTACTATGATTATTTAGCCGCGGAGCGTGTCCGCGAAGTGGATTCGGAAACTGTCCAGCAGGCAGCGGATCATCTTAAGCAGGCCCAGGCTTTTTATAAAGCAGGGACTGCCCCGCAGTACGACGTCGTCAACGCTGAAGTTACTCTCGCTAACGCGAACGTCAGCCTGATCCAGGCAGAAAACAATTTGAAGATCACGCGCGTGCAGCTTGAGAATGCGATCGGTCAGCAACTGCCGGACAATTTTTTGCTATCGGATATTTTGGAAGTCTCGTATGTCAAGATCGATGTGCAGGCAGCAATCGACACGGCACTAAGAAGCCGTCCTGAGCTTCTCTCAAGTCAAGCACAGGTTCAAGCCGGCAAACAATTCTTAGCATCGGCATGGACTGCTAATCTCCCGAGCATTTATGCGACGGGAGGATACAACTGGCGCAATCTGAACCCGTCTCCTCTCTATCCAGGATGGAACATCGGAGTTACTCTCTCGCTTCCGATCTTTCAAGGCTTCGCACTCGATGCCGGTATCGACCAGGCAAGGGCAAACCTTAAAACTGCCGAAGCGTCTAATGATCTGGTTATTCAGTCTCTGCTGCTGGATGTTCAACAACAAGAATTTGCCTTAGAGGAAGCGAGTGAAAGCATCCAGGCTTCCAGAAAACTCGTCGAGCAGGCGAGCGAGGCACTTAGGCTTGCGGTGGCAAGATACAATTCCGGGATCGGAACCGCGCTAGAGGAAACAGATGCTCAAGTGGCTCTGGCAAACGCCCGGATTGCATACATTCAATCTCTCTACAATTACAGTGTTTCTTATGCGAGACTGGAGAGAGCAATGGGAACGATAAAGTAG
- a CDS encoding ATP-binding protein, protein MRTKKARNYRETKKSNGADVYSRKSKRSSEEDKLRLDEIKKLNKHLIEVNQLKDEFLANTSHELRTPLNSIIGFLTLITEGYYDGEDELKLFTRNALESAYHLLSVINDLLDLSRIESGKIHLQIEKVYVDELISEVCSLFSLQADQKGLGLEVEMKGSPLFASADLRKLKQVLINLVGNAIKFTSAGSVKISVDPQNDTLCFSIKDTGLGIPKEKQDRLFQKFLQLDGSATRRYGGTGLGLVISKHLVEMMGGQIKLESKGAGMGTTVQFTLPRWTKE, encoded by the coding sequence ATGAGAACTAAGAAAGCACGTAATTACCGAGAGACGAAAAAGTCGAATGGCGCTGATGTCTACTCCCGCAAGAGTAAAAGATCTTCCGAGGAGGACAAGCTGCGGCTCGATGAGATAAAGAAGCTTAACAAGCATCTTATCGAAGTGAATCAACTCAAAGACGAGTTCCTTGCGAACACTTCTCATGAGCTCCGGACGCCGCTCAATTCGATAATCGGATTTCTGACCCTGATCACCGAAGGATATTACGACGGCGAGGATGAGCTTAAGTTATTCACACGGAACGCACTGGAAAGTGCATATCATTTATTGAGCGTCATCAACGACCTGCTCGATCTTTCCAGAATAGAATCCGGAAAAATTCATCTCCAGATCGAGAAAGTCTATGTCGATGAGCTGATCAGCGAAGTATGTTCCTTGTTTTCATTGCAGGCTGACCAAAAAGGACTCGGGTTGGAAGTAGAGATGAAAGGCTCGCCGCTCTTCGCCTCCGCTGATCTCAGGAAGCTGAAGCAGGTTCTGATCAACCTCGTGGGAAACGCAATCAAGTTTACTTCCGCCGGGTCGGTAAAGATTTCGGTCGATCCACAAAACGACACGCTTTGCTTCTCGATCAAGGACACGGGATTAGGTATTCCGAAAGAAAAGCAGGACAGACTTTTCCAGAAGTTTCTTCAGCTTGACGGAAGTGCGACTCGGAGGTACGGTGGAACCGGGCTTGGCCTGGTGATCTCGAAACATCTGGTCGAAATGATGGGCGGACAAATAAAACTGGAAAGCAAAGGCGCCGGGATGGGCACAACTGTACAATTCACACTACCACGATGGACCAAGGAATAG
- a CDS encoding efflux RND transporter periplasmic adaptor subunit: protein MKKKKTIITSVVIALALVGGVAFFVSKGKTEDPKWLTVKVSRGDLDVVVTATGTVAADTTIQVGTQVSGTIAQLFVDWNSRVRKGQIMAKLDTTFLWASVEVAESNLQKAKVAADQAKVSFDRVKQLFDRNLDSQADYDAASATYESAEADVKTAQTALDQAHINLNYATIRAPISGVVISRAVDLGQTVAASFSTPTLFTIANDLSRMQVQALVDEGDVGNVKVGQIVTFTVDAYPTEVFKGSVSQIRLQPTTVQNVVEYTVIIEAPNPGLRLMPGMTANITINIAEAKDVLKVPTTALRFTPPTDYLKQMMSQLPDSIKQKMQQRWKQNGNGNSGTGSGGGMNSGMGGGQSAQTRDLTPGSYFRVWIVDGKQIKSVRVLLGLSDGTNTEVQGDIKEDDDVAVGTLTQSSSTQSNPFAPGGQRRF from the coding sequence ATGAAAAAGAAGAAAACAATTATTACCTCGGTTGTCATCGCTCTGGCACTAGTTGGCGGAGTTGCGTTTTTTGTTTCGAAAGGAAAAACCGAAGACCCCAAGTGGTTGACTGTGAAAGTGTCGCGTGGAGATCTTGATGTCGTGGTCACAGCGACGGGAACAGTTGCCGCCGATACGACTATACAAGTCGGCACGCAGGTTTCGGGAACAATTGCGCAGTTATTTGTTGACTGGAATTCGCGCGTGAGAAAAGGACAGATCATGGCGAAATTGGATACCACTTTTCTGTGGGCAAGTGTTGAAGTAGCGGAATCAAATTTGCAAAAAGCCAAAGTCGCCGCTGATCAAGCGAAAGTCAGTTTCGACAGAGTGAAACAATTGTTTGATCGCAATCTCGATTCTCAAGCCGACTATGATGCAGCTTCAGCAACATACGAAAGTGCGGAGGCTGACGTCAAAACAGCTCAGACAGCTCTTGATCAGGCACATATAAACTTAAACTATGCGACCATTAGAGCCCCGATAAGCGGAGTCGTGATTTCAAGGGCCGTTGACCTCGGACAAACCGTTGCGGCGAGTTTCAGTACACCTACTCTGTTCACCATTGCAAATGATTTATCCCGAATGCAAGTGCAAGCGTTAGTCGATGAAGGTGATGTCGGCAATGTGAAAGTCGGTCAAATTGTTACATTCACTGTCGATGCGTATCCTACTGAAGTTTTCAAGGGGAGTGTTTCGCAAATAAGATTGCAGCCTACCACCGTGCAAAATGTCGTGGAATATACCGTGATAATAGAGGCCCCGAATCCGGGTTTGAGATTAATGCCGGGTATGACCGCGAACATAACGATCAATATTGCAGAAGCAAAAGATGTTCTAAAGGTCCCGACGACTGCACTGCGGTTCACGCCGCCAACTGATTACCTTAAACAAATGATGAGCCAGCTTCCTGATTCAATCAAGCAAAAGATGCAGCAGCGGTGGAAGCAAAATGGCAATGGCAACTCAGGGACGGGATCCGGAGGTGGAATGAACAGCGGAATGGGTGGTGGACAGTCAGCCCAAACGCGAGATTTAACTCCCGGAAGTTATTTCAGAGTATGGATTGTTGATGGAAAACAAATAAAATCGGTCCGTGTACTGCTTGGCTTGTCCGATGGAACAAATACAGAAGTGCAAGGCGACATTAAAGAAGATGACGATGTGGCAGTCGGCACTCTGACCCAATCTTCGAGCACGCAAAGTAATCCGTTTGCTCCCGGTGGTCAGAGGAGATTCTAA
- a CDS encoding response regulator: MRSKILIVDDDANARMILNQLLVKSGYEVREATNGKEAFEMAKEFMPDVMILDWMMPEVDGEQLAMRIKNDPTLRFTYIILLTAKGEINDKVRGLQAGADDYISKPAPHQEVLARVESGMRMRSLYKEIQQLTKRLAVLELAATVGHEINNPLNVIYLALDMMRKYIKLKEYDKLEKGIELIAETAERLRKITRRFVELRDPQSTSYIDNLNMIDLRDEKEEDQH; the protein is encoded by the coding sequence TTGAGATCAAAAATCTTGATCGTCGACGACGATGCCAACGCACGGATGATCCTCAATCAGCTCTTGGTTAAGTCTGGCTACGAAGTGCGAGAAGCCACAAACGGCAAGGAAGCTTTCGAGATGGCAAAAGAATTCATGCCGGACGTGATGATTCTGGACTGGATGATGCCCGAAGTCGACGGTGAGCAATTGGCAATGCGGATCAAGAACGACCCAACGCTGAGATTTACATATATAATCCTTTTGACCGCAAAGGGAGAAATTAACGACAAGGTCCGCGGCCTTCAGGCAGGCGCCGACGACTATATTTCGAAACCGGCTCCGCACCAGGAAGTCCTCGCAAGAGTCGAAAGCGGAATGCGTATGAGATCACTTTACAAAGAGATCCAGCAATTGACTAAACGGCTGGCCGTTCTGGAGCTCGCTGCGACCGTCGGCCATGAAATTAATAATCCGCTGAACGTCATTTACCTGGCGCTGGATATGATGAGAAAATACATCAAGCTGAAAGAGTACGACAAATTAGAGAAAGGTATAGAATTGATCGCCGAAACGGCGGAAAGGTTGAGAAAAATCACACGCAGGTTCGTGGAACTTAGGGATCCACAAAGCACAAGCTACATCGACAACCTGAACATGATCGACTTGCGCGACGAGAAAGAAGAAGATCAGCACTAA
- a CDS encoding phosphatase PAP2 family protein — translation MLKSIGKFSFVVVVCLFLSSFYASSALCENPNESPRDTTVTGATISHSSRDSMSVESTDEYLPKWYDMIARIPGDWVEYSKETFQLKNIPWIVGVTGATAVFIVTDRQWYWTETKWYDESPTFHRFSNWMVFTGDGRFQFGIVGAFAAYGFVFDDTRALRTASETTEAILACGGVVQFLKHITGRESPFVATKRTGAWRFFPNQIQYSKHVPHYDAFPSGHLATATTTLVVIADDYPELTWFRPVGYVALGAISSSLVAYGIHWWSDYPLALVLGYSFGEIAAHPIGVTLSEKNSTEETKLSLVPVSYPRGAGIGVALSF, via the coding sequence ATGCTTAAATCCATTGGGAAGTTTAGTTTCGTGGTTGTGGTATGCCTTTTCCTATCGTCATTCTACGCTTCATCTGCACTGTGTGAAAATCCAAACGAGTCCCCTCGCGACACGACAGTAACCGGAGCGACAATTTCGCATTCGTCCCGAGACAGCATGTCCGTGGAATCTACCGACGAATACTTGCCGAAATGGTACGACATGATCGCTAGAATTCCCGGAGATTGGGTGGAATATTCGAAGGAGACGTTTCAGCTAAAAAATATTCCATGGATTGTGGGGGTAACTGGGGCGACAGCAGTTTTCATAGTGACGGATCGACAATGGTACTGGACGGAGACGAAATGGTACGACGAATCTCCGACTTTCCACCGGTTCAGTAACTGGATGGTCTTTACAGGAGATGGAAGATTCCAGTTCGGAATCGTCGGTGCATTCGCTGCATACGGCTTCGTGTTTGACGATACTCGCGCCTTAAGGACCGCAAGCGAGACAACTGAGGCCATACTGGCGTGCGGCGGAGTAGTTCAGTTTCTGAAACACATAACCGGTCGAGAGAGTCCATTCGTAGCAACCAAGAGAACCGGCGCCTGGAGATTTTTCCCGAATCAAATTCAATATTCGAAACACGTCCCGCATTATGATGCTTTCCCTTCCGGACATCTTGCAACGGCAACGACCACTCTTGTTGTGATTGCTGACGACTATCCTGAGCTCACATGGTTCAGACCCGTCGGCTATGTCGCACTCGGCGCCATCTCGTCAAGTTTGGTAGCTTATGGCATTCACTGGTGGAGCGATTATCCTCTCGCACTCGTGCTCGGTTATTCATTTGGGGAAATTGCGGCACATCCGATTGGCGTGACACTTTCCGAAAAAAATAGCACGGAGGAAACCAAGCTCTCGTTGGTCCCTGTCTCATATCCAAGGGGAGCGGGAATTGGAGTGGCCCTGTCGTTTTGA
- a CDS encoding adenosine-specific kinase, translated as MELKVVAIEKPEDVNFIMGQSHFIKTIEDLHEAIVQTVPQMKFGIAFCESSGPALVRFSGNDDELTELAKKNAFKLSTGHVFLIFMRDGFPVNILNTVKNIPEVANIYCATGNPAQVVIADDEQGRGVLGVIDGVKSKGIETDADKKTRHDFLRKIGYKL; from the coding sequence ATGGAACTGAAGGTTGTCGCTATTGAAAAACCGGAAGATGTAAACTTCATCATGGGACAGTCTCATTTCATAAAAACGATCGAAGATTTACATGAAGCAATCGTACAAACCGTTCCACAGATGAAATTCGGAATTGCATTCTGCGAGTCATCAGGCCCCGCACTCGTACGGTTTTCGGGGAACGATGACGAGCTGACCGAGCTGGCCAAAAAGAATGCGTTCAAGCTTTCCACCGGACACGTCTTTCTGATCTTCATGCGGGATGGATTTCCCGTCAATATACTTAACACGGTAAAAAATATTCCCGAGGTTGCAAATATTTATTGCGCCACCGGAAATCCTGCACAGGTCGTCATCGCGGATGACGAACAAGGTAGAGGAGTTCTCGGAGTAATCGACGGGGTCAAATCAAAAGGGATCGAGACGGATGCGGATAAGAAAACGCGCCACGATTTCCTCAGAAAGATCGGATACAAACTTTAG
- the speY gene encoding deoxyhypusine synthase → MAKSRFLTGGKIIPKPIPKGIKVTELIDEYFHAYNAARLKEAAQLFSQKMLERDVTIGMSLTGALTPAGLGGSCVVPLIKSGFVDWIVSTGANLYHDTHFAIGHSLHKGSPFVDDRVLRAEGVIRIYDILFDYDVLLTTDEFFRQLIALPEFQKEMSTAEFHYRLGKYVSAREKVLKIKNNSVLATAYRYAVPVYTSSPGDSSIGMNVAAMALDGYRLKLDVSKDVNETAAIVLNAKRTGGRSGVLIFGGGSPKNFMLQTEPQIQEVLGIKEKGHDFFIQITDARQDTGGLSGATPSEAVSWGKVDPTKLPDTVVAYVDSTIAMPLLTSYALAKRKPREPKRLYLRLPLMLDALRKEHMKAIHRSK, encoded by the coding sequence ATGGCGAAATCGAGATTCCTTACCGGCGGAAAAATCATTCCGAAACCGATACCAAAGGGAATAAAAGTCACCGAATTAATTGATGAATACTTTCATGCGTATAATGCAGCGCGTTTGAAAGAAGCCGCGCAGCTTTTTTCGCAGAAAATGCTTGAACGCGACGTGACAATTGGGATGAGTCTAACGGGGGCACTAACTCCAGCGGGTCTTGGCGGTTCATGCGTAGTTCCATTAATTAAATCCGGATTCGTCGATTGGATTGTTTCGACGGGCGCCAATCTTTATCACGATACGCATTTCGCGATCGGTCATTCACTTCACAAAGGGAGCCCGTTCGTGGATGATCGCGTGCTTCGAGCGGAGGGTGTGATCCGCATTTATGATATTTTATTTGATTATGATGTTTTGCTGACTACAGATGAATTCTTTAGACAGTTGATTGCTTTGCCGGAATTTCAAAAGGAAATGAGCACCGCGGAATTTCATTATAGACTCGGCAAATATGTGTCCGCGCGTGAGAAAGTGCTCAAGATAAAAAATAACTCTGTTCTGGCAACGGCTTACAGGTACGCGGTGCCTGTTTACACTTCGAGTCCCGGCGACAGCTCAATTGGAATGAATGTAGCAGCGATGGCTCTCGATGGATATAGATTAAAACTAGATGTTTCGAAAGATGTAAATGAAACCGCTGCCATCGTCTTGAATGCAAAGAGGACTGGCGGGAGAAGCGGAGTCTTGATTTTTGGCGGCGGCTCGCCGAAGAACTTCATGCTTCAAACCGAGCCTCAAATTCAAGAAGTCCTCGGAATAAAGGAAAAGGGGCATGACTTTTTTATTCAGATTACAGACGCGAGGCAAGATACGGGAGGTTTGTCCGGTGCGACTCCTTCGGAGGCGGTAAGCTGGGGGAAGGTAGACCCAACCAAACTTCCCGACACGGTAGTAGCTTATGTCGATTCAACTATCGCGATGCCTCTGTTGACCTCATACGCTCTGGCAAAAAGGAAACCGAGAGAGCCGAAGAGATTGTATCTAAGACTTCCGCTGATGTTGGATGCGCTACGGAAGGAACACATGAAGGCCATTCACAGATCGAAATGA